One genomic window of Methanosarcina acetivorans C2A includes the following:
- a CDS encoding S-layer protein domain-containing protein: MILTSSGSAAPDPCISGLPLDTNETSPDEFCWDSTTFGGLYYSANKHKDLVASEDWWGERLQYTETDGQYELGKNNPRNHVIGEDELVYSTRQFPNKYKVVSELGLDANTTPSELGGMVYYKLPWFGKPYVAVENDATQLANLVIDQPGSDKKILKAGDVWDLGKNYSLTVNQVDVEGNKVWFSLSKEGEELESGIVDADGTIENQLFTAKADFGDGNDQLYFITYVDSVFMSATDSFAVFKYTWLIDKNDILIIKEGDEYQGFEVKEASESELVLKNSDSITLNLDKDVKNYFTDSWYFQTSDEGKGSTSPNGYVIYPAKELSKPGNYTLRGLPFDTNVASSDEFCWDSTTFGGLYYSANKHKDFVSSENWWGERLQYIETDGQYELGKNNPGNHVIGEGELVYSTRQFPNKYKVISELGLDANTTPSELGGMVYYKLPWFAKPYVAVENDATQLASLVIDQSGSDKKMLKAGDVWDFGKGYSLTVNQVDVEGNKVWFSLYKEGEELESGIVDADGTVENQLFTAKADFGDGNDQLYFITYVDSVFLSSYYSFAVFKYTWLIDKDNILVIENGDEYQGFEVKEASEAELVLKNSDSITLNLDKDAKNYFTDSWYFQTSDEGKGSTSLNGYVIYPATGVVIEAEDAPESVENSTENLNMTQDSNESEIISSDYSPDASEVEDSENKNNSPEEETGEESSAKLPGFEILVGVYGIAFCRVFIKRRN, from the coding sequence ATGATACTTACATCCTCAGGCTCTGCCGCTCCGGATCCATGCATCTCCGGTCTACCCCTTGATACGAACGAGACCTCCCCGGATGAGTTTTGCTGGGATTCAACCACTTTTGGAGGCCTTTACTATTCTGCAAACAAACACAAGGATCTTGTCGCCTCTGAAGACTGGTGGGGCGAACGTCTCCAGTACACCGAAACCGATGGCCAGTACGAACTCGGGAAAAACAACCCCAGAAATCATGTTATTGGTGAAGATGAGCTTGTGTATTCTACAAGACAGTTCCCCAACAAGTACAAGGTTGTTTCCGAGCTCGGACTTGATGCAAATACAACACCTTCAGAACTTGGCGGTATGGTTTACTACAAGCTTCCCTGGTTTGGCAAACCTTACGTTGCGGTTGAAAACGATGCTACACAGCTTGCTAACCTCGTAATCGACCAGCCCGGAAGTGATAAAAAAATACTTAAAGCCGGGGATGTCTGGGATCTCGGGAAAAACTATTCGCTGACCGTGAACCAGGTTGATGTCGAAGGCAACAAGGTCTGGTTCTCCTTATCTAAAGAAGGAGAAGAACTGGAGTCCGGAATTGTGGATGCGGATGGGACTATTGAAAACCAGCTCTTTACTGCAAAAGCAGACTTTGGAGACGGAAACGACCAGCTATATTTCATCACCTACGTTGACTCTGTTTTTATGAGTGCTACCGATTCTTTTGCTGTCTTCAAGTATACCTGGCTTATTGACAAAAATGACATCCTTATTATTAAAGAAGGGGATGAATACCAGGGTTTTGAAGTAAAAGAGGCTTCTGAATCTGAACTCGTTCTTAAAAATTCCGATTCGATTACCCTGAATCTCGATAAGGATGTAAAGAATTACTTTACCGACTCCTGGTATTTCCAGACTTCGGATGAAGGAAAGGGCAGTACCTCTCCGAACGGGTACGTTATTTATCCTGCAAAAGAACTGAGCAAACCTGGAAATTACACTCTGAGAGGTTTACCTTTTGACACCAATGTAGCTTCCTCCGATGAGTTTTGCTGGGATTCGACCACCTTTGGGGGCCTTTACTATTCTGCAAACAAACACAAGGATTTTGTAAGCTCTGAGAACTGGTGGGGAGAACGTCTCCAGTACATAGAAACCGACGGTCAGTACGAACTCGGAAAAAACAATCCCGGAAACCATGTTATTGGGGAAGGGGAACTTGTGTATTCTACCAGGCAGTTCCCCAACAAATACAAGGTTATTTCCGAGCTTGGTCTTGATGCAAATACAACGCCTTCAGAACTCGGAGGTATGGTTTACTACAAGCTTCCCTGGTTTGCCAAACCTTATGTTGCGGTGGAAAACGATGCTACCCAGCTTGCTAGCCTCGTAATCGACCAGTCCGGAAGTGATAAAAAAATGCTTAAAGCCGGGGATGTCTGGGACTTCGGGAAAGGCTACTCTCTGACCGTAAACCAGGTTGATGTCGAAGGCAACAAGGTATGGTTCTCCTTATATAAAGAAGGAGAAGAACTGGAGTCAGGGATTGTGGATGCGGACGGGACTGTTGAAAATCAGCTCTTTACTGCAAAAGCAGACTTTGGAGACGGAAACGACCAGCTATATTTCATCACCTATGTTGACTCCGTTTTCTTAAGTTCGTATTATTCTTTTGCCGTCTTCAAGTATACCTGGCTTATTGACAAAGATAACATTCTGGTTATTGAAAACGGGGATGAATATCAGGGTTTTGAAGTAAAAGAAGCTTCCGAAGCTGAACTTGTTCTCAAAAATTCCGATTCGATTACCCTGAACCTTGATAAGGATGCGAAGAATTACTTTACGGATTCCTGGTATTTCCAGACCTCAGATGAGGGAAAGGGCAGTACTTCTCTTAACGGGTACGTCATTTATCCTGCAACGGGCGTGGTTATCGAAGCTGAAGATGCTCCCGAATCCGTAGAGAATTCTACAGAAAATCTTAACATGACCCAGGATTCAAACGAATCTGAAATCATCTCCTCCGATTACAGCCCGGATGCTTCCGAAGTAGAGGACTCTGAAAATAAGAATAATTCCCCTGAAGAAGAAACAGGGGAAGAGTCATCTGCAAAACTTCCCGGTTTCGAAATACTTGTCGGAGTTTATGGGATCGCTTTTTGTCGGGTTTTCATAAAAAGGAGAAACTGA
- a CDS encoding iron ABC transporter substrate-binding protein, whose product MLIVSTLSAGCMDNSSTSQDIQTSEETPSRTVTDALGRTVEIPESVDYVICSGVGSLRYLTYLEAQDKIIGVERSETTNSASNAKPYSLANPQFSTDYPVFGETRGMDDPEKILSLDPLPEVIIKTYSSTGFDPVELQEKTGIPVVVVNTGDLADNKEDLYESLRIIGEVVGKEERAEEVIAFFDENIADLKERTADIPEEDKPTCYVGGIGRAGGPQGFQSTEPTYPPFLFTNAINVAYGDMDINVADVSKEKIIEWDPEIIFLDLNTIECGEDRSGLSLLQNDESYRQLRAVQSGNVYGVLPFNQYATNFGSVLADSYFAGKTLYPDKFEDVDLENKTIEIYTFLVCKGDEDLGREVYNTMINVYGIPAFTKLEI is encoded by the coding sequence ATGTTAATTGTCAGCACGCTGTCTGCAGGCTGCATGGACAATTCGTCAACTTCCCAGGACATTCAGACGTCGGAAGAAACACCAAGCAGAACCGTTACCGATGCCCTCGGCCGAACTGTCGAGATTCCGGAATCTGTGGATTATGTAATTTGTTCCGGCGTAGGCTCCCTGAGATATCTTACATACCTTGAAGCACAGGATAAGATTATAGGAGTCGAAAGAAGCGAAACAACCAATTCGGCTTCTAATGCCAAGCCGTATTCCCTTGCAAATCCTCAGTTCAGTACTGACTACCCTGTCTTCGGGGAAACCAGAGGGATGGACGACCCTGAAAAGATACTTTCTCTCGATCCGCTGCCCGAAGTCATAATAAAGACATACTCCTCAACAGGCTTTGACCCTGTTGAACTTCAAGAGAAAACAGGCATTCCGGTAGTTGTTGTGAACACGGGGGATTTAGCAGATAATAAAGAAGACCTGTATGAAAGTCTCAGGATAATCGGAGAGGTCGTAGGCAAAGAAGAGCGTGCGGAAGAAGTGATTGCTTTCTTTGACGAAAACATAGCAGACCTCAAAGAGCGCACTGCCGACATACCGGAAGAAGACAAGCCCACATGTTACGTCGGAGGCATTGGACGTGCTGGAGGACCACAGGGTTTCCAGTCCACAGAACCAACATATCCTCCATTCCTTTTCACCAACGCAATAAATGTTGCTTATGGTGACATGGACATCAATGTTGCAGATGTTTCTAAGGAAAAAATCATTGAGTGGGACCCCGAGATCATATTCCTGGATCTGAACACGATCGAATGCGGAGAAGACAGAAGCGGACTTAGCCTCTTACAGAATGACGAATCATATAGACAGCTCCGGGCAGTCCAGTCAGGAAACGTATATGGGGTATTGCCTTTCAACCAGTACGCAACAAATTTCGGTTCAGTGCTTGCAGATTCTTATTTTGCGGGAAAGACCCTTTATCCGGATAAATTTGAGGACGTAGACCTTGAAAACAAAACCATAGAGATATACACATTTCTTGTATGCAAAGGCGATGAAGACCTCGGCAGGGAAGTCTACAACACAATGATTAATGTCTACGGAATCCCGGCATTTACAAAACTGGAAATCTGA
- a CDS encoding FecCD family ABC transporter permease: MKRLEGEIACRYKEHTGRKNTYIFSGIVLLCIMLVMSISIGAANIPPLEVVRTLMGHSVSGRWDSIVWNIRLPQVLTAIVAGAGLSVAGVIMQSILRNPLGSPFTLGISNAAAFGAAFSVMVLGTGATHTLVGDAVTISNPYVTTAVAFGFSLLVTAVILAFSRFRGVTPEVMILVGVAMSSLFTAGTMFLQYFADDTQLASIVFWTFGDVSRASWSELALITVVVLVSIIYFTLNRWKYNAIDAGDETAKGLGVNVDRVRGRGMICSSLVTATIVAFLGVIGFIGLICPHMTRRIIGDDHRFLITGSIVMGSLLLLCADTAARVIIQPYQLPVAVLTSFLGAPTFIYLILKERRI, from the coding sequence ATGAAGCGATTAGAAGGCGAAATTGCATGCCGTTACAAAGAGCATACAGGCAGGAAAAACACATACATCTTTTCAGGGATTGTTCTTTTGTGCATAATGCTTGTGATGTCGATCTCGATTGGAGCTGCTAACATACCTCCACTCGAGGTAGTACGAACACTGATGGGACATAGTGTTTCAGGTAGATGGGACAGCATAGTATGGAATATCCGTCTACCCCAGGTACTTACGGCTATAGTTGCCGGGGCCGGGCTCTCTGTAGCAGGGGTCATAATGCAATCGATACTTCGAAACCCACTAGGGTCGCCTTTTACCCTGGGCATATCCAATGCTGCGGCCTTTGGTGCGGCTTTTTCAGTGATGGTGCTCGGAACAGGAGCTACACACACCCTTGTTGGCGATGCTGTGACAATAAGTAACCCATATGTAACTACTGCCGTTGCATTTGGGTTCTCTCTTCTTGTTACAGCCGTCATCCTGGCATTTTCCAGATTCAGAGGAGTCACACCTGAAGTAATGATCCTTGTGGGAGTGGCCATGAGCTCTCTTTTTACAGCAGGGACTATGTTTTTGCAGTACTTTGCCGATGATACGCAACTTGCTTCCATAGTATTCTGGACCTTTGGAGACGTTTCAAGGGCAAGCTGGAGTGAACTGGCACTGATTACTGTGGTAGTATTGGTATCTATAATATATTTCACATTGAACAGATGGAAATATAATGCCATAGATGCCGGAGACGAAACTGCAAAAGGTCTTGGTGTGAATGTTGACCGGGTGAGGGGGAGGGGAATGATATGCTCATCCCTTGTTACAGCTACCATCGTTGCATTTTTAGGAGTTATCGGCTTCATAGGCCTTATATGCCCTCACATGACACGCCGAATCATAGGTGACGATCATCGATTTCTGATAACAGGGAGTATAGTAATGGGCTCCCTGCTACTGCTATGTGCGGATACCGCAGCAAGAGTAATAATACAGCCATATCAGCTCCCGGTAGCCGTACTGACATCTTTTTTGGGAGCCCCGACGTTTATATACTTAATACTTAAGGAAAGAAGAATATGA
- a CDS encoding ABC transporter ATP-binding protein — protein sequence MILEVDGVEFQYRSKEVLRDIKFHLNKNEILAILGPNGVGKTTLLKCMNAILKPKSGTILIENEDVLKLEQIEIARRLGYVPQHCECSRLTSFDAILLGRIPHIKWEITTEDLLLVEATIKRLHLEELALRYIDELSGGELQKIGIARAIAQNPKLLLLDEPTSSLDLKNQLEILDTIREVVRKDNMSAIMTMHDLNLAFRYADKFLFLKNGTIFAAGGIGDITPEIIREVYGVPVAIQNYMDIAVVIPTP from the coding sequence ATGATCCTGGAAGTAGATGGAGTGGAATTTCAGTACCGGAGTAAAGAAGTACTCAGAGACATAAAATTTCACCTGAATAAGAATGAAATACTGGCCATACTGGGCCCGAACGGGGTAGGAAAAACCACCCTGCTAAAATGCATGAATGCCATCTTAAAACCAAAGAGCGGCACAATACTGATAGAAAATGAAGATGTGCTTAAACTTGAGCAGATAGAAATTGCCCGTCGCCTGGGATATGTTCCGCAGCACTGTGAATGCTCAAGGCTGACATCTTTTGATGCTATTTTGCTTGGCAGAATTCCACACATAAAGTGGGAAATCACCACTGAAGATCTGTTACTGGTAGAAGCCACCATCAAGAGACTGCATCTTGAGGAACTTGCACTGAGGTACATTGACGAACTTAGCGGAGGGGAATTGCAAAAAATAGGAATAGCAAGGGCCATTGCACAGAACCCGAAACTGCTATTGCTGGACGAACCTACAAGCAGTCTTGACCTTAAGAACCAGCTGGAAATACTGGATACTATAAGGGAAGTGGTCAGGAAGGACAATATGTCTGCCATTATGACCATGCATGACCTTAATCTTGCATTCAGGTATGCCGATAAGTTTCTCTTCCTCAAGAACGGCACAATCTTTGCAGCGGGAGGCATAGGGGATATCACTCCGGAAATCATAAGGGAAGTATACGGAGTGCCGGTGGCGATTCAGAACTACATGGACATAGCTGTGGTGATTCCTACCCCGTGA
- a CDS encoding cupin domain-containing protein, producing the protein MKGFSINIEEATLENNNFRKVLYTSKHSQLVLMSLRPMEEIGMEVHEENDQFFRFEAGQGKCIIDGNEYVVSDGFAIVVPAGSQHNVINTSATEELKLYTIYSPAHHKDGIVRATKEEAEANEAEFDGVTTE; encoded by the coding sequence ATGAAAGGATTTTCAATTAATATCGAAGAAGCGACTCTGGAAAACAACAATTTCCGCAAGGTACTGTACACCTCAAAGCACAGCCAGCTGGTCCTTATGAGCCTCAGGCCCATGGAAGAAATCGGAATGGAAGTACACGAAGAAAACGACCAGTTTTTCCGTTTCGAAGCAGGCCAGGGCAAGTGCATAATTGACGGCAACGAATATGTGGTCAGTGACGGATTTGCAATTGTCGTGCCCGCAGGCTCCCAGCACAATGTTATCAACACTTCGGCAACCGAAGAGCTGAAACTCTACACAATCTATTCCCCGGCACACCACAAGGACGGAATCGTACGCGCCACGAAAGAAGAAGCCGAAGCAAATGAAGCGGAATTCGACGGCGTGACCACGGAATAA